The proteins below come from a single Metarhizium brunneum chromosome 1, complete sequence genomic window:
- the SEA4 gene encoding SEH-associated protein 4, translated as MDRPEPGLVKWSPNSSFDSFVHINLQHRVVQLYEPTGHANKRQFDFSKLSRHDDFPPLTTYDWSPADTSLLAVGTSSGIINLLKIDDNSNAYAEIGLKMARTCQAVAFNTTGLLAVGLDRVRMDQSLHVWDVSRLSAQELPKPGFPNAASTFVDSYTRVEPSVSVSSIKFFEDSPLTLVAGIKGQGVRICDLRDPSGNITFQTKCNNNLAIDYVDQHFFASSALDHPGVMIWDRRATSRPLASHSYMQAVEEDELPWGGALRLDKVIETDSDPFLTEGKHSLVRSLRYCRDRRGLLAALSPTGQLKVMETNKEIMSIGMAAHEGPELLQVQRSHEMDVSYRDNSRRNDRIVSFDWVTLDSPALRPRLLVLRANGAFDILEQPSRTSDHVYKLVPWQAPHRGLEENSPYLDLMKFEPAQTSEILGPLINEQVLSDVPIFGPEKADIADRISDALKDSVSVSATIEHVDEISRPLPDSFFNATSITQKLKSIRAYVRDEQADQKAEDGQQEQGNGPKHLDNRPNEISLASNSLVSCREIHEALLGTLATVKGLPREAQCVVDHSMLLRAKEKYLFDAATNRTVLSDDSWRRFLWDWVADAEMAADDGGMLLGNMDLSYLGVHSIWTNDLGKNSMARLAPGAAFPEPAQWERVIGQFCKKRRLPKFDAVPTKKPFHRQLCLEICSWGDPQRHDPNGVDREADPEYPTAIHTMVASRALFRGDTEQAISILKKASAVHPELLFVSLSLQLLGRGGKNLPEEHLELDDAVASKTDPYLRAISSLIATGDWSAIANQRSLPLTDRAIVAVRNFDDSQLTEWLEQNVSLAIEEGDIEGIALTGITDKLVDIFARYVQKFHDVQTATLVLAIAYPRYIDDIRCRAWRNAYRAHLQRHRLFFQRTKFEVESTKRSKRDGVPTLKPPSRQIALRCVYCDAEASLSNQGVAPPTSNPTLETRNPLLATSINSGISCPNCGRHLPRCVVCLEVVGVPRSDKPEEKESTRMAGRFPTFCLRCEHVLHLDHARQWFARHVECPVPECRCTCNFRANPELSYH; from the exons ATGGATCGGCCGGAGCCTGGGCTAGTGAAATGGTCTCCAAATTCATCCTTCGACAGCTTTGTTCATATCAACTTACAGCATCGCGTCGTGCAACTTTACGAACCCACTGGTCATGCCAACAAGCGGCAGTTTGACTTTTCCAAGCTCAGTCGACACGATGACTTCCCTCCTCTTACGACCTACGACTGGTCCCCAGCTGACACTAGCCTGCTGGCGGTCGGCACGAGTtccggcatcatcaacctgTTAAAGATTGACGACAACTCTAATGCATATGCTGAAATTGGCCTTAAAATGGCGCGGACATGCCAGGCGGTTGCTTTCAACACCACCGGTCTCCTTGCTGTTGGTCTCGATCGTGTTCGAATGGACCAAAGTCTCCACGTCTGGGATGTCAGTCGCCTTTCAGCCCAGGAGTTGCCCAAGCCGGGGTTCCCAAATGCAGCATCCACGTTCGTGGACTCTTACACCAGAGTTGAGCCAAGTGTTTCTGTGTCAAGTATCAAGTTCTTCGAGGATAGCCCGCTCACGCTGGTTGCGGGCATCAAGGGCCAAGGTGTAAGGATATGCGATCTTCGAG ATCCAAGCGGGAACATCACTTTTCAAACGAAATGCAACAACAACTTGGCTATTGACTACGTTGACCAACATTTCTTCGCATCATCCGCTCTAGATCACCCTGGCGTCATGATTTGGGATCGTCGAGCCACGTCCCGACCACTTGCTTCGCATTCTTACATGCAGGCTGTGGAAGAGGATGAGCTCCCGTGGGGAGGAGCCTTGCGACTTGATAAGGTGATTGAGACTGACTCTGACCCCTTTTTGACTGAAGGCAAACACTCTCTTGTTCGGTCACTTCGATACTGCCGCGACCGTCGAGGATTGCTGGCAGCACTGTCGCCCACAGGTCAATTGAAGGTTATGGAAACGAATAAAGAAATTATGTCTATTGGCATGGCGGCACACGAGGGTCCCGAGCTGCTGCAAGTTCAGAGATCTCACGAGATGGATGTCTCGTACAGGGATAACTCAAGACGAAACGATCGCATCGTCTCCTTCGATTGGGTGACTTTGGATTCACCTGCTTTGAGGCCAAGATTGTTAGTCCTGAGAGCAAATGGCGCCTTTGATATTCTAGAGCAACCGTCTCGAACGTCAGATCATGTCTATAAGTTGGTTCCATGGCAAGCCCCCCATCGGGGTTTGGAGG AAAATTCACCATATCTTGACCTCATGAAGTTTGAGCCAGCCCAGACATCAGAGATTCTAGGGCCCCTAATTAACGAGCAAGTCCTGTCGGACGTTCCCATCTTTGGACCGGAGAAAGCTGACATCGCGGACCGCATCAGCGACGCTTTGAAAGATAGTGTCTCTGTATCTGCTACAATTGAGCATGTAGACGAAATTTCTCGGCCATTGCCAGATTCGTTCTTTAACGCGACCTCCATTACTCAAAAGTTAAAGAGCATTCGAGCATATGTCCGTGATGAACAGGCAGACCAGAAGGCAGAAGACGGACAACAGGAACAAGGAAACGGCCCCAAGCACCTGGACAACAGACCCAATGAGATATCGCTAGCCTCGAACAGCTTGGTTTCCTGCCGTGAGATTCATGAGGCCCTTTTGGGTACGTTGGCGACGGTGAAGGGCCTTCCTAGGGAAGCTCAATGCGTGGTTGACCACTCAATGCTCCTCCGGGCTAAGGAAAAGTATCTTTTTGATGCGGCAACAAACCGAACTGTATTATCCGATGACTCCTGGCGGAGATTTTTATGGGACTGGGTAGCTG ATGCTGAAATGGCCGCGGACGACGGGGGTATGCTCCTTGGAAACATGGACCTTAGCTATCTCGGCGTTCATTCCATATGGACAAACGATCTCG GCAAAAACTCCATGGCCCGCCTCGCTCCAGGCGCAGCCTTCCCTGAACCTGCTCAGTGGGAACGAGTCATCGGCCAATTCTGCAAAAAGCGCCGCCTCCCCAAATTTGACGCCGTGCCCACCAAAAAGCCTTTCCATCGCCAACTCTGCCTCGAAATCTGTAGCTGGGGCGACCCTCAGCGACACGACCCCAACGGCGTTGACCGCGAAGCAGATCCCGAGTATCCCACAGCCATCCACACCATGGTGGCTTCCCGCGCACTCTTCCGCGGTGATACCGAGcaagccatctccatcctTAAAAAAGCCAGCGCCGTCCACCCTGAACTTCTCTTCGTTTCCCTGTCcctgcagctcctcggccgaggaggcaAAAACCTTCCCGAGGAACAtctcgagctcgacgacgccgtggccTCCAAAACAGACCCATACCTCCGTGCCATCTCGTCCCTCATCGCAACTGGAGACTGGAGCGCCATTGCGAACCAGCGCTCCCTCCCGCTCACAGACCgtgccattgtcgccgtGCGAAACTTTGACGATAGCCAACTCACCGAATGGCTCGAGCAGAACGTCTCACTCGCCATAGAAGAAGGCGATATTGAAGGGATCGCCCTGACAGGTATAACAGACAAGCTAGTAGACATATTCGCCCGCTATGTACAGAAATTCCACGATGTCCAGACAGCCACCCTCGTTCTGGCCATCGCATACCCCCGCTACATAGACGACATCCGCTGCCGGGCATGGCGCAACGCTTACAGAGCCCACCTCCAAAGACACAGGCTGTTCTTCCAACGGACCAAATTCGAAGTAGAGTCCACCAAGCGGTCCAAACGCGACGGCGTGCCGACCCTGAAGCCGCCATCGCGACAAATCGCTCTGCGGTGTGTCTACTGTGATGCCGAAGCGTCCCTTTCGAACCAGGGCGTTGCACCGCCGACGTCCAACCCGACGTTGGAGACGCGAAACCCTCTGCTGGCAACGAGCATCAATTCCGGGATAAGCTGCCCCAACTGTGGGAGGCACCTACCCCGCTGTGTCGTCTGTTTGGAGGTCGTGGGGGTGCCGCGGTCGGATAAGCCCGAAGAGAAGGAGTCTACACGCATGGCAGGACGATTTCCTACGTTTTGTCTGCGCTGTGAACATGTCCTTCATCTGGATCATGCGAGACAGTGGTTTGCGAGACATGTGGAATGTCCTGTACCCGAGTGTCGGTGCACATGTAACTTCAGGGCTAATCCAGAACTTAGCTATCATTAA
- the efg1 gene encoding rRNA-processing protein efg1 — protein MKRSFSDVDNDVESQPRPARANGFNPKRQKQYGTGKHKAKEGSLEYSRKRARNIERLLHRKKDLPANVQNDLQRELESHKSTVSDKSFLKRRSAMIAKYHMVRFFERKKASRLVKQIKRKIEQNPGTEDADDLKRQLHIAEVDEAYTIYHPHLDPYISLYGNSKSEGNDKGEDAAEDDSETKQIRAAAKAALDAKRPPMWSVVEKTMEEGPEALKQLRERRSADDSAHSAPATKKHSPTTRTSSNKPDSRQGHEQAHDQQSRAGAKDKASKQQKGEQSQLNRRERRRLMRETIAAEPDEDDDGGFFEEM, from the exons ATGAAGCGATCATTTTCCGACGTGGACAACGACGTCGAGTCTCAACCGAGACCGGCGCGAGCAAACGGCTTCAACCCAAAGCGTCAGAAGCAATACGGCACTGGCAagcacaaggccaaggagggcaGCTTAGAGTATTCGAGAAAGCGTGCTCGAAACATCGAACGACTGCTGCATCGCAAAAAGGACCTGCCTGCCAATGTCCAAAATGATTTGCAGAGAGAGCTCGAGTCGCACAAATCTACCGTCTCGGACAAATCTTTTCTGAAGAGGCGGAGTGCAATGATTGCAAAATACCACATGGTTCGATTTTTTG AGCGAAAGAAGGCGTCGCGTTTAGTGAAACAGATCAAGCGCAAGATTGAACAAAACCCAGGTACCGAAGATGCTGATGATCTAAAACGGCAACTGCACATTGCCGAGGTAGACGAGGCTTATACAATCTATCATCCGCATCTGGACCCTTACATCAGTTTGTATGGCAACTCCAAGTCCGAGGGTAACGACAAGGGGGAGGACGCCGCAGAAGACGACAGTGAGACAAAACAAATACGAGCAGCAGCCAAAGCTGCACTCGACGCCAAACGACCACCAATGTGGTCTGTTGTTGAGAAGACCATGGAAGAGGGTCCTGAAGCATTGAAGCAATTGCGTGAGAGGAGATCCGCAGACGACTCAGCTCACTCAGCTCCTGCCACAAAGAAGCATAGTCCAACAACTAGGACAAGCTCAAACAAACCAGACTCAAGGCAAGGGCACGAACAAGCTCATGATCAGCAAAGTCGCGCCGGAGCCAAGGATAAGGCAAGCAAGCAGCAGAAGGGCGAACAGTCGCAACTTAATCGGAGAGAGCGAAGACGACTTATGCGCGAAACTATCGCTGCTGAGCctgatgaagacgatgacggcggATTTTTTGAGGAAATGTAA
- the TRPT1 gene encoding tRNA 2'-phosphotransferase 1 produces the protein MASHEARIHLQEEAIPRSSRPSGRRGGRGGRPEGREVQLSKALSRLLRHQAENAGIKLDEEGFAPLDRVLSWGPIKSLSPSLQEVKDVVETNAKKRFTLRPADPLAPEAPSAAGYLIRANQGHSLKVDEAALFEPILLGAADLPGKVVHGTYFAFWKAILESGGLKPMSRGHIHCSDRTPEEGAVSGMRRDAELLVEIDIEASLKDGVTWWRSDNGVILTDGGEGGVLETKYFKMVTSRTADLGVLWEDGVKIADLPADLKFRAPEGKRPGGRRGGGEGGGGRHRRS, from the exons aTGGCTAGCCACGAAGCCCGTATACATCTCCAAGAGGAGGCCATACCCCGGTCTTCAAGGCCCTCTGGACGCAGGGGCGGTCGCGGCGGCAGGCCCGAAGGCCGGGAGGTGCAGCTGTCCAAAGCCCTCTCCAGGCTGCTACGACACCAAGCTGAGAATGCGGGCATCAAGCTCGACGAAGAGGGCTTCGCGCCCCTAGACCGCGTG TTGTCATGGGGCCCTATCAAATCCCTCTCCCCAAGCCTGCAAGAAGTCAAGGACGTTGTGGAAACCAACGCCAAGAAACGCTTCACCTTAAGACCTGCTGACCCTTTGGCGCCTGAAGCCCCTTCTGCGGCGGGATACCTTATCCGCGCCAACCAGGGGCACTCCCTCAAGGTTGATGAGGCGGCCTTGTTCGAGCCGATTCTGCTGGGGGCCGCGGACCTGCCGGGCAAGGTAGTCCACGGGACGTACTTTGCCTTCTGGAAGGCGATTCTCGAGTCGGGCGGGCTGAAGCCCATGAGCAGAGGGCACATTCACTGTTCGGACAGGACGCCGGAGGAAGGGGCTGTGAGCGGGATGAGGAGAGATGCGGAGCTGTTGGTCGAGATTGATATTGAGGCGAGTCTCAAGGACGGCGTGACCTGGTGGAGGAGCGACAATGGGGTGATTTTGACGGACGGCGGGGAGGGAGGGGTTCTGGAGACCAAGTATTTCAAGATGGTGACGAGCAGGACTGCTGATCTGGGCGTCTTGTGGGAGGACGGCGTCAAGATTGCCGATTTACCTGCGGATTTGAAGTTTAGAGCACCAGAGGGGAAGAGACcaggggggaggaggggagggggagaaggTGGCGGCGGGAGACATAGGAGGTCATGA